A stretch of Lactuca sativa cultivar Salinas chromosome 6, Lsat_Salinas_v11, whole genome shotgun sequence DNA encodes these proteins:
- the LOC111905412 gene encoding uncharacterized protein LOC111905412 translates to MEFLKSFDSDDDVEFVETFFNVVQHVHAEESSNAVRTMAVVNRDRQAAHDILVRDYFADNCIYNDDSFERRFRLNKAIFLRISNALEYRYDFFKQKPDARGRMGFSSIQKCAAALRYLGYGIAFDASDEYLKVSERTVVECVDWFSSCVYEVFHKECLRKPTQRDIERLYSAHEERHAFPGMLGSLDCTHVAWEKCPTPWRGQFTRGDIGEPTIILEAVSSQNLWIWHAFFGVAGSNNDLNVLGQSPLFNDIWTGKAPDMTFTVNGHAYKYGYYLGDGIYPDYSTLMKESARQDIERAFGVLKQTWHVVKYATRLWDKERIKRMVLACIIMHNMIIEDEGRAICTYDPNDVVVPIEKFVPGTNAFLERVVEIHNSETCFNLREDVTEHLYQHSMNND, encoded by the exons ATggaatttttaaaaagttttgacTCGGATGACGACGTAGAATTCGTCGAGACATTCTTCAATGTTGTGCAACACGTTCACGCCGAAGAAAGTTCGAATGCAGTGCGTACAATGGCGGTCGTCAATCGTGATCGCCAAGCCGCACACGACATATTGGTACGTGATTACTTTGCCGATAATTGTATTTATAATGACGACTCGTTCGAACGTCGTTTTCGTCTGAATAAGGCTATATTTTTACGTATTAGTAATGCTTTAGAATATCGTTatgattttttcaaacaaaaacccgACGCTAGAGGAAGAATGGGTTTTAGTAGTATACAAAAATGTGCGGCTGCTCTTAGGTATTTGGGATACGGTATAGCATTTGATGCATCTGACGAATACTTGAAAGTATCCGAGAGGACCGTAGTTGAATGTGTAGATTGGTTTTCTTCATGTGTTTATGAGGTTTTTCACAAAGAATGTTTGCGTAAACCTACTCAACGTGATATTGAGAGATTATATTCGGCTCATGAAGAGAGGCATGCATTTCCTGGTATGCTTGGCAGTCTAGATTGTACGCATGTGGCTTGGGAAAAATGTCCAACTCCATGGCGTGGTCAGTTCACTCGAGGAGATATAGGTGAACCAACTATCATCCTAGAAGCTGTTTCATCTCAAAATTTGTGGATATGGCATGCCTTTTTTGGAGTAGCGGGGTCTAACAACGACCTTAATGTTCTTGGTCAGTCTCCACTTTTCAACGATATTTGGACCGGCAAAGCACCTGATATGACGTTCACGGTAAACGGGCACGCGTACAAATATGGTTACTACCTTGGTGATGGGATATACCCGGATTATTCTAcattgatgaag GAATCAGCGAGACAGGATATCGAGAGGGCATTTGGAGTCCTTAAGCAAACATGGCATGTAGTGAAATATGCTACACGACTCTGGGATAAAGAAAGAATTAAACGAATGGTCCTAGCATGTATTAtaatgcataatatgattattgaaGATGAAGGTCGAGCGATTTGCACGTATGATCCGAACGAcgttgtcgttccaattgagaAGTTCGTACCCGGAACGAATGCTTTTTTGGAGCGAGTTGTTGAAATTCATAACAGTGAAACATGTTTCAATCTTCGAGAAGATGTCACGGAACATTTGTACCAACATAGCATGAACAACGATTAG